A genomic segment from Neodiprion lecontei isolate iyNeoLeco1 chromosome 1, iyNeoLeco1.1, whole genome shotgun sequence encodes:
- the LOC107223842 gene encoding proto-oncogene tyrosine-protein kinase receptor Ret isoform X1 produces MDTRTVRLLLLLTTCAAVSALYFPQSDLSLRLPYLAKGGGKLIGNVSLVTVRALRNDSVASTDLKYLIASSSHKSLTLNPSTGDLKLSITTDRVSEFPKVIIVQATARGRSDAELEIKLQSISSEGKKLNCTPYVKDMCFWNTSKYRIYENKPATMLGRLGPEVYATICPDFHVTRYELLNGTKYFHIVNKSLQAEAALDRDTLPKPTGPGPGPHMNILVSCVVWNEKTGNQHVSNATLSIDILDEDDNPPVPQFPSFKKIHLKDFVAGDRLDENDLIIQDADTMTVNQYSVRMLGDVDNALKIDYEPYLVDHHTNPASMAIYTRLYANTTLLPRSPYKVVLQMTDESLLRGHGDKSVNITLSFYGSIRQVSSATTTVPVQHPISYPKNIRVARGSSQFSRIAAPSVSPNSAVVFILRNSKAFDITRSGGIVYVANTTELKSAPSSITLKIEWRNRNGTVSTTSLTVHLVNGSSCNRTSVGLHSCANAETEEICKSSCGVGSGSLTSGNFTPECSWRKNEASAASMVMTSRYETCSPSLSHCPDKTCDALEELNPRICPQDCVIESDVHFAHVNKEGRGIDVGLGMCSCTDTLQCTCGPRTTQKKENGPHGGPGSNGKSKKDGKSLAGIAGPEKVVPGSSCGPTCLVGVIGASLFVLIVVAGIFVTWRYRMAVKGSRRECKHDADGGVGGLSILPSDYIDRGDGLLIGLDSLTTANRTLLLPKSCPPDPKWEFPRCQLAIEQVLGEGEFGRVLRARAIDIGGWPGPTTVAVKTLKEGACASELADLLSEYQLLKEAQHPNVIRLLGACTSPGGPVYLIIEFAEFGSLRNYLRRSRHLESEGRAPCSTSLLSASPAVTREDVSIVDSICNYGVTPRDILSFAWQISKGMAYLADIKLVHRDLAARNVLLATGKVCKISDFGLTRDVYEDDAYLKRSKGRVPVKWMAPESLADHVYTSKSDVWSFGVLLWELVTLGASPYPGVDVHNLYNLLKAGYRMEKPANCSHQLYKLMVSCWHEEAGMRPSFKELTCHWERMLEDGVDYLDLNPRTVHNRAYFTSLHALDSPTSSGTDKLGYGNVNNEVMRTDVNYLTKTPAEEMTKCDKVDKLQALWQQPIASFPEEPIKPPYVNDISNRPMAQNHYESPIKLRNASVASSTDNTLKTPPNERPQSYIDMDGKKAKEGQEDLLLFNSVEKSIEKIENGIVLNGLNGLNGLQNGRAM; encoded by the exons TGTCAGCTTTGTACTTTCCTCAGTCAGACCTATCCCTGAGGTTACCTTACCTAGCCAAAGGCGGGGGTAAATTGATTGGAAATGTCAGCCTAGTCACGGTCAGGGCACTTAGGAATGACTCTGTCGCTTCCACGGACCTAAAGTACCTTATCGCCTCGTCGTCCCACAAATCACTGACCTTAAATCCTTCCACCGGAGACCTGAAATTATCGATCACGACTGATAGAG TTTCAGAGTTTCCAAAGGTAATAATCGTGCAGGCGACGGCACGTGGAAGATCGGACGCCGAGCTGGAAATTAAGCTTCAGAGCATTTCCTCGGAGGGGAAAAAACTGAACTGTACACCCTACGTGAAG GACATGTGCTTTTGGAACACTTCGAAGTACCGAATATACGAAAACAAGCCTGCCACCATGCTTGGCCGACTTGGACCAGAAGTCTATGCCACGATATGTCCAGACTTTCACGTCACACGTTACGAGCTGCTAAACG gtacaaaatattttcatatagtGAACAAAAGTCTCCAGGCTGAAGCTGCTCTGGACCGAGACACGTTGCCGAAGCCAACTGGCCCTGGTCCCGGACCCCACATGAACATTTTGGTGAGCTGCGTTGTTTGGAATGAGAAGACGGGCAACCAGCATGTCTCGAACGCGACACTGAGCATCGACATCCTCGACGAAGACGACAATCCTCCCGTTCCCCAATTTCCGAgcttcaaaaaaattcacctcAAGGACTTCGTCGCG GGGGACAGGCTTGACGAGAACGACTTGATCATCCAGGACGCGGATACCATGACCGTAAATCAGTACAGCGTTCGGATGTTGGGAGACGTCGATAACGCCCTCAAAATCGACTACGAACCCTATCTCGTTGACCATCACACCAATCCTGCCTCCATGGCCATCTACACCA gGTTGTACGCGAATACGACATTACTGCCCAGGTCGCCGTACAAAGTTGTCCTGCAGATGACCGACGAGAGCTTGCTACGCGGACACGGCGATAAATCG GTAAACATCACGCTGTCGTTTTACGGTTCGATACGACAAGTATCGTCAGCGACGACAACTGTTCCCGTGCAGCATCCGATATCATACCCCAAAAACATCCGAGTAGCCCGTGGATCCTCGCAATTTTCTCGCATAGCGGCACCCTCAGTTTCCCCAAACTCGGCAGTGGTTTTCATCCTGCGGAATTCGAAGGCTTTCGACATCACCAGAAGCGGCGGCATCGTCTACGTGGCCAACACAACGGAATTGAAATCCGCACCGTCGTCGATAAC ACTGAAAATCGAGTGGCGTAACCGAAACGGCACGGTATCAACGACCTCGCTAACAGTTCACCTGGTGAATGGATCATCCTGTAATCGCACATCGGTGGGATTACATTCCTGCGCTAACGCCGAGACGGAGGAAATTTGCAAGAGCAGCTGCGGCGTGGGCAGCGGATCGTTAAC GAGCGGCAACTTCACCCCCGAATGCAGCTGGCGAAAGAATGAAGCGAGTGCCGCCTCTATGGTCATGACTTCGCGGTACGAAACTTGTTCGCCGTCCCTTTCACACTGTCCGGACAAAACTTGCGACGCCCTCGAAGAACTCAACCCTCGAATTTGCCCTCAGGATTGCGTCATCGAAT CCGACGTCCACTTTGCTCACGTTAACAAGGAAGGGCGAGGAATCGACGTTGGTTTGGGTATGTGCTCGTGCACTGACACGTTGCAGTGCACCTGCGGTCCCAGGACAACtcagaagaaagaaaacggCCCGCATGGAGGTCCTGGATCCAACGGCAAGTCAAAGAAAGATGGTAAAAGCCTGGCCGGTATTGCAGGACCGGAAAAAG TAGTTCCTGGCAGCTCTTGCGGACCGACGTGTCTTGTCGGTGTAATCGGCGCGAGTCTCTTCGTTCTGATCGTCGTTGCTGGAATTTTTGTCACCTGGAGATACCG AATGGCGGTCAAAGGATCGCGCCGTGAGTGCAAACACGACGCCGATGGGGGTGTAGGCGGTCTCAGCATTCTACCCTCCGACTACATTGACCGCGGTGATGGTCTTCTCATCGGCCTGGACTCTCTAACCACAGCAAATCGAACCCTGCTATTGCCAAAGTCTTGTCCG CCGGATCCCAAGTGGGAATTTCCACGATGCCAGTTGGCCATCGAACAAGTTCTCGGCGAAGGCGAATTTGGCCGAGTCCTTCGAGCTCGAGCCATCGACATCGGCGGTTGGCCCGGACCGACGACTGTAGCGGTTAAGACACTGAAGGAAGGAGCATGTGCTTCGGAACTTGCCGATCTACTTTCCGAGTATCAACTACTTAAGGAAGCACAGCATCCAAACGTCATCAGACTCCTAGGAGCTTGCACTTCTCCTGGAGGACCGGTCTACTTGATCATCGAATTCGCCGAATTCGGATCACTCAG AAATTATCTGAGACGAAGTCGGCACTTGGAGTCAGAGGGCAGAGCCCCGTGTTCCACGTCCCTGCTTTCGGCATCCCCTGCTGTAACTCGAGAAGACGTCTCGATTGTTGACTCAATCTGCAACTACGGCGTCACGCCACGCGATATTCTGTCATTCGCATGGCAGATCAGCAAGGGCATGGCTTACCTCGCCGATATAAAG CTAGTGCATCGGGATCTGGCAGCCAGAAACGTCCTTCTTGCAACCGGAAAGGTCTGCAAGATCTCGGATTTCGGGTTAACGCGAGACGTCTACGAAGACGACGCTTACCTCAAGCGAAGCAAGGGTCGAG TTCCCGTTAAGTGGATGGCGCCTGAGTCACTCGCCGATCACGTGTACACGAGTAAATCGGACGTTTGGAGTTTCGGAGTACTTCTTTGGGAACTCGTGACTCTCGGAGCGTCGCCTTACCCCGGTGTCGATGTCCATAATCTCTACAACCTGCTGAAGGCCGGTTACCGCATGGAGAAGCCAGCAAACTGTTCTCACCAGTT GTACAAGTTGATGGTGTCTTGTTGGCACGAAGAAGCGGGCATGCGGCCATCGTTCAAGGAGTTGACTTGCCACTGGGAGCGCATGCTAGAGGATGGCGTCGACTACTTGGATCTGAACCCAAGGACGGTTCACAACAGGGCATACTTCACGTCCCTCCACGCATTGGACAGTCCAACAA GTTCCGGAACCGACAAGCTGGGCTACGGCAACGTCAACAACGAAGTGATGCGGACGGACGTTAACTACTTGACTAAAACACCGGCCGAGGAGATGACCAAGTGCGACAAGGTCGACAAGCTCCAAGCTTTGTGGCAACAGCCCATCGCCTCGTTTCCGGAGGAGCCGATCAAGCCACCGTACGTAAACGACATCTCCAACCGACCGATGGCCCAGAACCATTACGAGAGTCCCATTAAACTCCGGAACGCTAGCGTGGCCAGTAGCACGGACAACACCCTGAAAACGCCACCGAATGAACGACCCCAGTCGTACATCGACATGGACGGAAAGAAGGCGAAGGAGGGACAAGAGGACCTTCTGCTTTTCAACAGCGTGGAAAAgagcattgaaaaaattgaaaacgggATAGTTTTGAACGGGTTGAATGGTCTGAATGGTCTGCAGAATGGACGCGCCATGTAG
- the LOC107223842 gene encoding proto-oncogene tyrosine-protein kinase receptor Ret isoform X2, which translates to MDTRTVRLLLLLTTCAAVSALYFPQSDLSLRLPYLAKGGGKLIGNVSLVTVRALRNDSVASTDLKYLIASSSHKSLTLNPSTGDLKLSITTDRVSEFPKVIIVQATARGRSDAELEIKLQSISSEGKKLNCTPYVKDMCFWNTSKYRIYENKPATMLGRLGPEVYATICPDFHVTRYELLNGTKYFHIVNKSLQAEAALDRDTLPKPTGPGPGPHMNILVSCVVWNEKTGNQHVSNATLSIDILDEDDNPPVPQFPSFKKIHLKDFVAGDRLDENDLIIQDADTMTVNQYSVRMLGDVDNALKIDYEPYLVDHHTNPASMAIYTRLYANTTLLPRSPYKVVLQMTDESLLRGHGDKSVNITLSFYGSIRQVSSATTTVPVQHPISYPKNIRVARGSSQFSRIAAPSVSPNSAVVFILRNSKAFDITRSGGIVYVANTTELKSAPSSITLKIEWRNRNGTVSTTSLTVHLVNGSSCNRTSVGLHSCANAETEEICKSSCGVGSGSLTSGNFTPECSWRKNEASAASMVMTSRYETCSPSLSHCPDKTCDALEELNPRICPQDCVIESDVHFAHVNKEGRGIDVGLGMCSCTDTLQCTCGPRTTQKKENGPHGGPGSNGKSKKDGKSLAGIAGPEKVPGSSCGPTCLVGVIGASLFVLIVVAGIFVTWRYRMAVKGSRRECKHDADGGVGGLSILPSDYIDRGDGLLIGLDSLTTANRTLLLPKSCPPDPKWEFPRCQLAIEQVLGEGEFGRVLRARAIDIGGWPGPTTVAVKTLKEGACASELADLLSEYQLLKEAQHPNVIRLLGACTSPGGPVYLIIEFAEFGSLRNYLRRSRHLESEGRAPCSTSLLSASPAVTREDVSIVDSICNYGVTPRDILSFAWQISKGMAYLADIKLVHRDLAARNVLLATGKVCKISDFGLTRDVYEDDAYLKRSKGRVPVKWMAPESLADHVYTSKSDVWSFGVLLWELVTLGASPYPGVDVHNLYNLLKAGYRMEKPANCSHQLYKLMVSCWHEEAGMRPSFKELTCHWERMLEDGVDYLDLNPRTVHNRAYFTSLHALDSPTSSGTDKLGYGNVNNEVMRTDVNYLTKTPAEEMTKCDKVDKLQALWQQPIASFPEEPIKPPYVNDISNRPMAQNHYESPIKLRNASVASSTDNTLKTPPNERPQSYIDMDGKKAKEGQEDLLLFNSVEKSIEKIENGIVLNGLNGLNGLQNGRAM; encoded by the exons TGTCAGCTTTGTACTTTCCTCAGTCAGACCTATCCCTGAGGTTACCTTACCTAGCCAAAGGCGGGGGTAAATTGATTGGAAATGTCAGCCTAGTCACGGTCAGGGCACTTAGGAATGACTCTGTCGCTTCCACGGACCTAAAGTACCTTATCGCCTCGTCGTCCCACAAATCACTGACCTTAAATCCTTCCACCGGAGACCTGAAATTATCGATCACGACTGATAGAG TTTCAGAGTTTCCAAAGGTAATAATCGTGCAGGCGACGGCACGTGGAAGATCGGACGCCGAGCTGGAAATTAAGCTTCAGAGCATTTCCTCGGAGGGGAAAAAACTGAACTGTACACCCTACGTGAAG GACATGTGCTTTTGGAACACTTCGAAGTACCGAATATACGAAAACAAGCCTGCCACCATGCTTGGCCGACTTGGACCAGAAGTCTATGCCACGATATGTCCAGACTTTCACGTCACACGTTACGAGCTGCTAAACG gtacaaaatattttcatatagtGAACAAAAGTCTCCAGGCTGAAGCTGCTCTGGACCGAGACACGTTGCCGAAGCCAACTGGCCCTGGTCCCGGACCCCACATGAACATTTTGGTGAGCTGCGTTGTTTGGAATGAGAAGACGGGCAACCAGCATGTCTCGAACGCGACACTGAGCATCGACATCCTCGACGAAGACGACAATCCTCCCGTTCCCCAATTTCCGAgcttcaaaaaaattcacctcAAGGACTTCGTCGCG GGGGACAGGCTTGACGAGAACGACTTGATCATCCAGGACGCGGATACCATGACCGTAAATCAGTACAGCGTTCGGATGTTGGGAGACGTCGATAACGCCCTCAAAATCGACTACGAACCCTATCTCGTTGACCATCACACCAATCCTGCCTCCATGGCCATCTACACCA gGTTGTACGCGAATACGACATTACTGCCCAGGTCGCCGTACAAAGTTGTCCTGCAGATGACCGACGAGAGCTTGCTACGCGGACACGGCGATAAATCG GTAAACATCACGCTGTCGTTTTACGGTTCGATACGACAAGTATCGTCAGCGACGACAACTGTTCCCGTGCAGCATCCGATATCATACCCCAAAAACATCCGAGTAGCCCGTGGATCCTCGCAATTTTCTCGCATAGCGGCACCCTCAGTTTCCCCAAACTCGGCAGTGGTTTTCATCCTGCGGAATTCGAAGGCTTTCGACATCACCAGAAGCGGCGGCATCGTCTACGTGGCCAACACAACGGAATTGAAATCCGCACCGTCGTCGATAAC ACTGAAAATCGAGTGGCGTAACCGAAACGGCACGGTATCAACGACCTCGCTAACAGTTCACCTGGTGAATGGATCATCCTGTAATCGCACATCGGTGGGATTACATTCCTGCGCTAACGCCGAGACGGAGGAAATTTGCAAGAGCAGCTGCGGCGTGGGCAGCGGATCGTTAAC GAGCGGCAACTTCACCCCCGAATGCAGCTGGCGAAAGAATGAAGCGAGTGCCGCCTCTATGGTCATGACTTCGCGGTACGAAACTTGTTCGCCGTCCCTTTCACACTGTCCGGACAAAACTTGCGACGCCCTCGAAGAACTCAACCCTCGAATTTGCCCTCAGGATTGCGTCATCGAAT CCGACGTCCACTTTGCTCACGTTAACAAGGAAGGGCGAGGAATCGACGTTGGTTTGGGTATGTGCTCGTGCACTGACACGTTGCAGTGCACCTGCGGTCCCAGGACAACtcagaagaaagaaaacggCCCGCATGGAGGTCCTGGATCCAACGGCAAGTCAAAGAAAGATGGTAAAAGCCTGGCCGGTATTGCAGGACCGGAAAAAG TTCCTGGCAGCTCTTGCGGACCGACGTGTCTTGTCGGTGTAATCGGCGCGAGTCTCTTCGTTCTGATCGTCGTTGCTGGAATTTTTGTCACCTGGAGATACCG AATGGCGGTCAAAGGATCGCGCCGTGAGTGCAAACACGACGCCGATGGGGGTGTAGGCGGTCTCAGCATTCTACCCTCCGACTACATTGACCGCGGTGATGGTCTTCTCATCGGCCTGGACTCTCTAACCACAGCAAATCGAACCCTGCTATTGCCAAAGTCTTGTCCG CCGGATCCCAAGTGGGAATTTCCACGATGCCAGTTGGCCATCGAACAAGTTCTCGGCGAAGGCGAATTTGGCCGAGTCCTTCGAGCTCGAGCCATCGACATCGGCGGTTGGCCCGGACCGACGACTGTAGCGGTTAAGACACTGAAGGAAGGAGCATGTGCTTCGGAACTTGCCGATCTACTTTCCGAGTATCAACTACTTAAGGAAGCACAGCATCCAAACGTCATCAGACTCCTAGGAGCTTGCACTTCTCCTGGAGGACCGGTCTACTTGATCATCGAATTCGCCGAATTCGGATCACTCAG AAATTATCTGAGACGAAGTCGGCACTTGGAGTCAGAGGGCAGAGCCCCGTGTTCCACGTCCCTGCTTTCGGCATCCCCTGCTGTAACTCGAGAAGACGTCTCGATTGTTGACTCAATCTGCAACTACGGCGTCACGCCACGCGATATTCTGTCATTCGCATGGCAGATCAGCAAGGGCATGGCTTACCTCGCCGATATAAAG CTAGTGCATCGGGATCTGGCAGCCAGAAACGTCCTTCTTGCAACCGGAAAGGTCTGCAAGATCTCGGATTTCGGGTTAACGCGAGACGTCTACGAAGACGACGCTTACCTCAAGCGAAGCAAGGGTCGAG TTCCCGTTAAGTGGATGGCGCCTGAGTCACTCGCCGATCACGTGTACACGAGTAAATCGGACGTTTGGAGTTTCGGAGTACTTCTTTGGGAACTCGTGACTCTCGGAGCGTCGCCTTACCCCGGTGTCGATGTCCATAATCTCTACAACCTGCTGAAGGCCGGTTACCGCATGGAGAAGCCAGCAAACTGTTCTCACCAGTT GTACAAGTTGATGGTGTCTTGTTGGCACGAAGAAGCGGGCATGCGGCCATCGTTCAAGGAGTTGACTTGCCACTGGGAGCGCATGCTAGAGGATGGCGTCGACTACTTGGATCTGAACCCAAGGACGGTTCACAACAGGGCATACTTCACGTCCCTCCACGCATTGGACAGTCCAACAA GTTCCGGAACCGACAAGCTGGGCTACGGCAACGTCAACAACGAAGTGATGCGGACGGACGTTAACTACTTGACTAAAACACCGGCCGAGGAGATGACCAAGTGCGACAAGGTCGACAAGCTCCAAGCTTTGTGGCAACAGCCCATCGCCTCGTTTCCGGAGGAGCCGATCAAGCCACCGTACGTAAACGACATCTCCAACCGACCGATGGCCCAGAACCATTACGAGAGTCCCATTAAACTCCGGAACGCTAGCGTGGCCAGTAGCACGGACAACACCCTGAAAACGCCACCGAATGAACGACCCCAGTCGTACATCGACATGGACGGAAAGAAGGCGAAGGAGGGACAAGAGGACCTTCTGCTTTTCAACAGCGTGGAAAAgagcattgaaaaaattgaaaacgggATAGTTTTGAACGGGTTGAATGGTCTGAATGGTCTGCAGAATGGACGCGCCATGTAG